The DNA sequence acctcattatactattggctgagTTTTATATTCATTAATGtacgtttctcaatacccgaaataatttgaattttattttaaaacgctttctacctctaacaaccaaaaagctgtgaaaataaTGACGCTGTGCTCCAAATGTgcattatttacggaacttgtgtgagcctatggcttacactttgttacatatatatatatatatatatatatatatatatatatatatatatatatatatatatatatatatatatatatatatatatatatatatatttgctattctattttagttgctttattgggtttacaaccccctggcgctgttttgtactgtttctgtacttgttgtgttcattattattcatttgcttgtatgtaaatgttgcattttataaataaaaggtttataaaaataataaataaattacggataaaaaacatttatttttctagGTTTTTAGGGAAATACACCATAAGTCTGGTTAATATTACTTTTGAAAGTTAAATCTTCAAAATGATTAGTACtgtcaacaaaaataaagaaaaataggGGCGAACAATACGCTCAGGCTCATGTTAGTAATAATATGTTGTTGCAGTACTCCAGTTAGCCTGCACGGGCCGCTGCAGTACCACCAGGGTCACTAGACGTAGAAGAAGAAAACACGGAAGACGCCGTATTTCCCTAAAAACctagtaaaataaatatttttttctatttttagttgctttatttagtttacaaccccctggcgccgTTTTGTACTATTTCTGtacttgttgtttattattatttatttgcttgtatgtaaatgttgcatattataaataaagggttataaaaacatacaaaaattacagataaaaaaaagcatttatttttCTAGGTTTTTAGGGAAATACGCCATTAATCTGGTTAGTATTacttttgaaagtaaaaaatcttCAAAATGATTAGTACtgtcaacaaaaataaagaaaaataggGGCGGGAAATACACTCAGGCTCATATTAGTAATAATATGTTGTTGCAGTACTCCAGTTAGCCTGCACGGGCCGCTGCAGTACCACCAGGGTCACTAGACGTAGAAGAAGAAAACACGGAAGACGCCGTATTTCCCTAAAAACCTagaaaaataaatagtttttctattttagttgctttattagtttacaaccccctggcgctgttttgtactatttCTGTACTTGTTGGGTtcattattatttctttctttctatgtaaatgttgcatattataattaGTATTGTGTTAGCATCAATTTATTATAGATTAGTATTACACATTATTAATATTAGAAGTTGACCATTTAAATATGAATAAGTATTAGTGTTAgtataataaattattattataaatgactGGTAGTATTATACATTATTTCTAAATTGATATTATAAAACATAGTATTAGTTGTATTATAATAAATGGGTATTAATTAGTAAAAATAATCACTAGTTGATAACTCGTATTTGTGTATTATAAATTACCAGTAGTATTATACATTAATATTActagttgataatattaattacaGTAGTATTGAAAATATTATagtaaactgttattaattagtattataaATGATGACTAATTGATAGTAATAAGTATTTGTGTGAGTATTATACATTACCAGTAGTATTATGAATTAATATTACTAGTTGTTAATTAAAATTAgtatagtgtgaatgttgtctgtctatctgtgttggccctgcgatgaggtggcgacttgtccagggtgtaccccgccttccgcccgattgtagctgagataggctccagcgaccccgaagggaataagcggtagaaatggatggatggaaaaataaaggtttatttttaaaaattaaaaattacggataaaaaacatttatttttctagGTTTTTAGGAAAATACGCCATAAATCTGGTTAGTATTACTTTTGAGGGTAAAAAATCTTCAAAATGATTAGTACTGTCAACAAAATTTAAGAAAAATAGGGGTGGAAAATAAACTCAGGCTCATATTAGTAATAATATGTTGTTGCAGTACTCCGGGTAGCCTGCACGGGCCGCTGCAGTACCACCAGGGTCACTGGACGTAGAAGAAGAAAAACACGGAAAACGCCGTGGTGACGTCAGTAGCATGTGCGGACATCGAAGCGTCTAGAAACTTCTCACAGTTGGACGAAAGGTGACGACACTTTCAAAGCAGCGGAAATCTTTTGTCAAGGTTAGAAAATGTCGGCCATCGCCCAGGAACATGTGCGGGGGGAAAGCGTCTTTAAGGACCTGAGCGCCGACGACGACGACTGGCAGGCGACGGAGATGTCGAGCTTGTGCATGAACTGCTACCAGGACGGCGTCACACGCCTGCTGCTCACTAAGATCCCCTTCTTCAAGGAGGTCATTGTCAGCTCCTTCAGCTGCGACAAATGCAGCTGGTCCAACACGGAGATCCAGTCCGCGGGCCGCATTCAGGAGCAAGGCGTCTGCTACACGCTGAAAGTCCGAAGCAAGCCGGACTTAGACCGGGAAGTGGTGAAGATGGACAGCGCCACCACCAGGATACCAGAGCTGGACTTTGAGATCCCTCCCTTCACGCAGAAAGGCTCCCTGTCCACCATCGAGGGCCTTTTGGACCGGGCTGTGGCCGGCTTGGAGCAGGACCAAGTGGCCAGACAGGCAGCCGACCCGGAGGTGGCCGGGAAAATAAACACCTTCATCCAGAAACTGAAAAAGCTCAAAGACGTCCAGGAGGGATTCACTTTGGTCATTGAAGATCCGTCAGGCAACAGTTTTGTGGAGAACCCGATGGCCCCCCGAAAGGACGAGGCCCTCACCGTGTCCCGGTTCAGGCGCAGCGTTCAGCAGGAGAAGCAGCTGGGTTTGAGGGCGGATGACGACCCAGAGGACGAGGAGCCACCAGGCGACGACTTGGACACCATGAGGAGTGAAGTTTTGGTGTTCAACACCAACTGTCCCGAGTGCAACGCCCCGGCCTCCACCAACATGAAGCTGGTCCAGATCCCTCACTTCAAGGAGGCCGTCATCATGGCCACCAACTGTGACAGCTGCGGACATCGGACCAATGAGGTCAAGTCGGGCGGTGCCACAGAGGAAAAGGGCACCAAGATCTCCCTGCGCATCAGCGCCGCGTCCGACATGACCCGAGACCTGCTCAAGTCCGAGACCTGCAATGTCCTCATCCCCGAGCTGGAATTGGAGCTGGGCATGGGGGCGGTGTGCGGGAAGTTCACCACCCTGGAGGGCCTGCTGACCGACATCAGGGACCTCGTCGTCTCCAAAAACCCGTTTGTCTGCGGCGATAGCGGCGATTCCGATCGCATGCGGAAGCTGAAGGAGTTTGGCGAGAAGATCGACAAGATCATAGCCGGGGAGATGAAGGTCCACATCATCCTGGACGACCCGGCCGGGAACAGCTACCTGGAGAACGTGTACGCCCCCGAGGCCGACCCGGAGATGACCGTCGAGAAGTACGCTCGCTCGTTTGAGCAAAACGAAGAGCTGGGTCTGAACGATATGAAAACGGAAGGCTACCAGGAAGACAACTGAAAGCTCTCAAGAGACCGAGAACCATCTTTGTCGTCTCCTGACATGACATTTCGAAACAAGTTCAGGAGTAAACAAATTCTCAAAAGACAAGAAAGCTTTGCCTCCAAGCCagtgttgtttttattgtattttggttttttttgggttaTGTTATCCTCATCAGTATGTTTTAATAATGGCAAGAAGTTCTAAGTTGTTTGTTGGTGCAGTGGACACTAAGTCTACATGCCAGTGCAGATAATCCTGTACAATACTTGGGAATTTTGGTTGCAATGCCTTGATCCGTCACAAGAGGGTGCTCAGCCACAGCTGGGAGTTCTCACGGGTTTTAGATTTTCTGTGTTTGAGTGTCATTTCAATGACAAACAGCAGTCATAATGGCAAGTGGGTTGTATCTTTTTAAGAAAACAGAACGACTGGTCGAAATGCTATTTTATTTGGACAACAAAGCCATGTTGCCTTCATATTATTTAGAGCCTTGTGAGAGTTATGAGGCAAAATGTACACTTAAAGCAACAGAGGCTCGTATATGTTTATGAAATGTGTTTGAAATGGAAGGGCAAGAGCTATTTGGAAATAAATAATGATGGAACGTCACTCTAGACTAATCATTGCATGTGATCATGTAGCCCAATTGTTGGTTTGACTGACCGGTACTCATTTGGTACTATTTTGGTTGCAGTGGTGCCACATCCGGGAACTGTATTATCAAAGTTAGCTTGTAGAAAGGTTGGTTTTTATGTTTGATATCTCACACTTGCAGCAACAAGTTTCAGTCACAGCAGAatccacataccgtatttttcggagtataagtcgcaccggccgaaaatgcataataaagaaggaaaaaaaacataagtcgcactagagtataagtcgcatttttgggggggaaatgtatttgataaaagccaacagcaagaatagacatttgaaaggcaatttaaaatgtgtaaagaatagtgaacaacaggctgaataagtgtacgttatatgaggcataaataaccaactgctatgttaacgtaacatattatggtaagagtcattcaaataactataacatatagaacatgctatacgtttaccaaacaatctgtcactcctaatcgctaaatcccatgaaatctttttcgtctagtccagtggttcttaacctgggttggatggaaccctaggggtttggtgagtcggcctcaggggttcgacggaggtcaaaacacacccgactcatcgtgtgaatacaaacttctccctatcggcgtattacggatacggcaacagctgactggtttgcaggtgtgtagtttgttgtgagtttatgcactgtgttggttttgtggtttgaacaaggtgatgttcattcacgcttcattttgtgcaccagtaaaaaaacacggtaacactttagtatggggaacatattcaccattaattagttgtttgttaacatgcaaattagtaacatattggctcttaactagtcattattaagtacttcttaatgccttattcggcatggccttattataaccctaaccctaaccaaataactctaaattaagtctttattacttagaatatgttcccctagtgtccaaataacactaaattaagtctttgttacttagaatatgttcccctagtgtccaaataactctaaattaagtctttattacttagaatatgttcccctagtgtccaaatagctctaaattaagtctttgttacttagaatatgttcccctagtgtccaaataacaatgaatgaagtctttgttacttagaatatgttcccctagtgtccaaaaaactctaaattaagtctttgttacttagaatatgttcccgtagtgtccaaatagctctaaattaagtctttgttacttagaatatgttcccctagtgtccaaataactctaaattaagtctttgttacttagaatatgttcccctagtgtccaaatagctctaaattaagtctttgttacttagaatatgttcccctagtgtccaaataactctaaattaagtctttgttacttagaatatgttccccatactaaagtgttacctaaaacatataactttgtcttgaatttgaaaaaaaacaacattttatttttcactaaagaagggttgggtgaatgcgcatatgaaacttgtggggtttggtacctccaacaaggttaagaaccactggtctagtctcttacgtgaatgagataaatattatttgatattttacagtaatgtgttaaaaatttcacacataagtcgctcctgagtataagtcgcacccccggccaaactatgaaaaaaactgcgacttatagtccgaaaaatacggtagttattaaTAAGAGGAATCATCACTTTTAACTATATCctttaagtcagtgtttttcaaccactgtgccgcggcacactagtgtaccgtgagatattgtctggtgtgccgtgggagattatgtcatttcacctaattgtgttaaaaaaatatttttttggcaaaccagtaattatagtctgcaaatgatgtgttgttgttgacagattgctggacgacagcaaagacttacagcgtgtggagccgcagacggcgtccgcaaagtacatccgtacatgacatgacaatgaacatcaaaataggagcgcaagacaagaacaaaaactccaaataagtcacggcgtgatgtgaccggTCATGacggtaca is a window from the Entelurus aequoreus isolate RoL-2023_Sb linkage group LG26, RoL_Eaeq_v1.1, whole genome shotgun sequence genome containing:
- the zpr1 gene encoding zinc finger protein ZPR1; its protein translation is MSAIAQEHVRGESVFKDLSADDDDWQATEMSSLCMNCYQDGVTRLLLTKIPFFKEVIVSSFSCDKCSWSNTEIQSAGRIQEQGVCYTLKVRSKPDLDREVVKMDSATTRIPELDFEIPPFTQKGSLSTIEGLLDRAVAGLEQDQVARQAADPEVAGKINTFIQKLKKLKDVQEGFTLVIEDPSGNSFVENPMAPRKDEALTVSRFRRSVQQEKQLGLRADDDPEDEEPPGDDLDTMRSEVLVFNTNCPECNAPASTNMKLVQIPHFKEAVIMATNCDSCGHRTNEVKSGGATEEKGTKISLRISAASDMTRDLLKSETCNVLIPELELELGMGAVCGKFTTLEGLLTDIRDLVVSKNPFVCGDSGDSDRMRKLKEFGEKIDKIIAGEMKVHIILDDPAGNSYLENVYAPEADPEMTVEKYARSFEQNEELGLNDMKTEGYQEDN